The genomic DNA GGCGGGCACTTTGAAGGCTCTGCCGAAGACACGGAACCGGTGTTCGCGGCGTTAGTCGCACAGTTGGCCAGCCAGCTTCTGTCGAGCGAGTCTAACGGTGGCAGTACTCGCTGATTTGCAGAACTCGCAGGGGAGTGGGGCAGAGCGGATAGAGTGTTGCAGAGATCAGCCGACAGATACGTTCGTATGCATGCCACACTGACAAGGATCAACGTGGAGGAGGAGTTCGATGACATCGACACCACTCACCTGGGTAGAACAAGACACCACCTTGGGTGTGGCAGAAGATCTGACCTACTCCACCACGCTGCTACGAGCGGTCCAACACGGGGACATAACGGGGCCACTCGTCCGGCTATACCGCCCGGAGCCCACCGTATCGTTCGGACAACAGGATACTCGTATGCCCGGTTACGAAGCCGCGCAGGACCAGAGTCGAGCCCATGGCTTTACACCAATCGTGCGAAAAGTCGGCGGTCGTGCAGCCGCCTACCATCACGGCTCGTTGATCATCGACCATATTCAACCTGAAGCCGATGCGATGTTCGGGTTCCGCAAGCGGTTCGAGTACTTTGGCGAGTTGTTCACGAGCGTGCTTCATGGCCTGGGCGTGAATGCCGCGGTCGGGGAGATTCCCGATGAATATTGTGCTGGGGAATACTCCGTGCATGCCGTGCTCAGTTCCAGCCACCGAATCAAGCTCGCCGGTACCGCACAGCGCGTGGTTAAAGGCGCTTGGTTATTTTCCACCAGCCTCGTGGTGGAAAATGCGGAGCCGGTTCGTGCCGTGCTCACAGATGTGTATCAGGCCATTCAACTGCCCTTAGATCCCGCCACGGTTGGTGCCGTCGATGATGCGGTCCCGGGTGTGACCGTCGCGGACCTCATTGATGAACTGCAGCTGGCTTATGAGCAGCGAATCCGCAGCGAAAAACCTCGCGGTGAAGCTTCCTCACACATCGTCGAGATGTCGTGGTCAGATTTGCAGGAGCGGGTCCCGCCGACCGTCGACCCATAATTTCACCTATAGGGCGTTCGTCACACGAGTGTAGATCGCCGCTGTCGGTGGAGCTGTCCCAAAGTATTTCAATATTGCAATAACCCTCATGTTTTGCAACGAATTTGAGCGCTACTGGGCCCTGTTGCCGCGCCAGTGCACCTCGACTCGCATGATCAAGTTCACATCGCGCTGGTTTGCGACCGATGACTTTCCGTGTCAAGCTATCGGTCATGCAAACACTTTTGAACCCTGCAAAGAAATATCCAATCCTCGACGACATCGTCCTGCTGCTGGCCCGTATCGCACTGGGTGTCATCCTCATTGCCCACGGCTGGCAGAAATTCAATGAATGGACGCTAGCTGGTACGTCCGCAGCATTCGTAGACATGGGCATCCCCGCTCCGAGGGTGACTTCCGCTATCGCAGCCTCAGCCGAACTCGTCGGGGGAGTACTCGTCCTCATCGGCCTGCTGACTCCGGTCGTGGCAATCTTGAATGTCTTGGTCCAGCTGGCGGCCTTTGCTCTGGTCCACGTTCAAGCTGGACTATTCATCGAAAACGGCGGCTATGAGCTTGTGCTTGCTCTGGCTGCTGGCCTGCTGCTCCTTGCCGTCCGTGGCGCTGGCAAATTCAGCATCGACGCATTGCTCCCAGGCTCCCCGTACCGCAACAACGCGACTGACCGGGTCGCTGAGGAAGAGCTCGTCTCCGCACGCTAACCGACAAGCATAACTTCAAGAACACACGGCCGTGATGGCAGCGGACCCAACAGGGGCTGCGCCATCACGGCCGTTTTGTGCCTTGGACACTCTTAGATCCAGCCCTGTTCCCAAGCGTACTGGGAAGCTTCAGTGCGAGTGCTCACGCCGAGTTTCTGCATGGCCGTAGATAAATAATTCCGGACGGTACCCTGGGCGAGGTTGAGTTGGTCTGCTATTTGGGCGACCGTGGGCGCATCTCGTCCGGCACGGAGAACATCCAGCTCCCTGTCGGTCAGCGGGCATTGAGCCGCAGTCAGCGCGGTGGCGGCAATATCTGGGTCAACATACCGTCGTCCCGCCATGACTTCCCGAATCACATCGGCCAATCGCTCGACCGGCGTGGATTTCGGTACGAACCCTGCGACTTTTTCAGCCAGCGCTCTGCGTAGGACACCGGGCCGAGCATGACGCGTGCAAATAATGACTTTTGTCGCGACGGTTCGTGCGATTTCCTGGGCCGCTTCGACACCATCGAGTTCGGGCATCTCTAGATCCAAAATGCACACATCGGGTTGCAGTTCTTGAGCCGCACGAACGGCTGCGCGCCCGTCAGCTACACCCGGCAAGATCTCGATGTCTTCTTCCATGCCCAACAATGTTTCCATGGCAGTGCGGATCATGGTCTCGTCGTCGGCTATGAGTACGCGAATCATGTGGCCTCCCGAGTGGGGCTAGGTAACACGGCTTGTAGCGCAAATGTATTAGCCTCTTGCCGCGTATGAATGCTGCCTCCCGCGGCGCGAAACCGGGCCCGTAGCCCGTCTAAGCCAGTGCCGGGATGTCTCGTCGCGCTGGGAGTGACACCATCATTATGAATATCTAAATGCAGTGCCTGCTGGGTGCTGTAGAGCTGAATGCGGACCTCGGTGGCATCAGCATGCCGCAAGATGT from Enteractinococcus fodinae includes the following:
- a CDS encoding lipoate--protein ligase family protein; translation: MTSTPLTWVEQDTTLGVAEDLTYSTTLLRAVQHGDITGPLVRLYRPEPTVSFGQQDTRMPGYEAAQDQSRAHGFTPIVRKVGGRAAAYHHGSLIIDHIQPEADAMFGFRKRFEYFGELFTSVLHGLGVNAAVGEIPDEYCAGEYSVHAVLSSSHRIKLAGTAQRVVKGAWLFSTSLVVENAEPVRAVLTDVYQAIQLPLDPATVGAVDDAVPGVTVADLIDELQLAYEQRIRSEKPRGEASSHIVEMSWSDLQERVPPTVDP
- a CDS encoding DoxX family protein, translated to MQTLLNPAKKYPILDDIVLLLARIALGVILIAHGWQKFNEWTLAGTSAAFVDMGIPAPRVTSAIAASAELVGGVLVLIGLLTPVVAILNVLVQLAAFALVHVQAGLFIENGGYELVLALAAGLLLLAVRGAGKFSIDALLPGSPYRNNATDRVAEEELVSAR
- a CDS encoding response regulator transcription factor codes for the protein MIRVLIADDETMIRTAMETLLGMEEDIEILPGVADGRAAVRAAQELQPDVCILDLEMPELDGVEAAQEIARTVATKVIICTRHARPGVLRRALAEKVAGFVPKSTPVERLADVIREVMAGRRYVDPDIAATALTAAQCPLTDRELDVLRAGRDAPTVAQIADQLNLAQGTVRNYLSTAMQKLGVSTRTEASQYAWEQGWI